The following proteins come from a genomic window of Thermoproteus sp.:
- a CDS encoding DEAD/DEAH box helicase produces MCIKKNGFYVSASMQSAVHNVDAKLTTLDIAYEVLSLLNDYRFNEKDFGKFLDKLVESRLLIDMPCDFDYRRMVENAVNVNNVLDIKPGENPFIYYRMIDKLRRRPDYDEIKRYIKNNLDKCFKTAYGELIRLFRYETALPRNTSPFVDTPYRVLESYILPFIEDYTLIREQELFNEVFAYLINNLGQEAQYVRDALSNAGINSLDGYQAEFIKQMVNGLDKHKLVVISAPTGSGKTVIFMTYILLKLLKYGGVAVIIYPTKALAREQLGTMINILYYLNKTLSNNKIHIYIFDKDSPSRPLRNASFRGGIKIGNNILMYNSNGRVALNDQILEWIHEDRSATINEPAIVITNHAMLSLHLSKGSTWARQLVEKLNTIVVDEAHIFINDLAKSLILHFLLTRLLVTATIMDILRNSGRVDSINDIEEGIKSFVGRRRVDVIFSSATLGDRKVIDEGMTINQLGGVDLADLSIKSPPDLGPLLKWVLDLYDKPIYVDYYDKVKESSKRKRRLIVTALNFPTPAESAQNPFIEGLVSTIIWTEGVSEGLRKTYGVNGEIHALAFIDSKESQREVFRRLIERGLKQEVLHADKLLISPLMGLSTRGSNIIGDLLMTSKDPLTDPYLRTYSHLQLMLTHSDIGHYVNALKKGDRQQARTIVSVPLAFAHSLHDAQFANPILYVNTNNNIHYVALHNADLDLQLRNMVENILTSGGWRLTIATSTLELGVNIPNVAVVLQFGAPPSSESFIQRVGRAGRDVGSYKSLRISFGALFLRNAGKDISYIDETQAFKFLFNLEQPRYMRDVDDETLIRYMTWLYRDLNNINIPDRGHVLRLVVKQLYGRSANIVTEVMKLVDSYTKVENMIRNAVGSGNIIGIHSMGVIIKDLRRDINDVRSNLEDLKKALKSLGNTFTNYIDNITILSPKLEEIVRRIDEMPRSKLITMELLNIMDELNKIRYVIENINNDIIRSTGIRAPYTQNIGPVLNSLRYTIESLSRAQEKLVQLITTGVPTSSGDVSSLVDLIMGLRMPNPAINEGITGTTLMCNSASVSRNRNNIDLQCGGRSRRRRGGRSSSRRDVLRNVPFKHYK; encoded by the coding sequence TTGTGCATCAAGAAGAACGGCTTCTACGTGTCTGCGTCTATGCAGTCTGCGGTGCATAACGTCGATGCTAAATTGACAACACTGGATATAGCATATGAAGTACTAAGTCTACTGAACGACTACAGGTTTAATGAGAAAGATTTCGGAAAGTTCTTAGATAAACTTGTAGAGAGTAGGTTGTTAATAGACATGCCTTGCGACTTTGATTATAGGCGTATGGTCGAGAACGCCGTTAATGTCAATAACGTGCTAGATATTAAGCCTGGTGAGAATCCCTTCATTTATTATCGCATGATCGATAAGTTAAGGAGGAGACCTGATTATGATGAGATCAAAAGGTACATTAAGAATAACTTAGATAAGTGTTTTAAGACAGCCTACGGCGAATTAATTAGGCTCTTCAGATACGAAACGGCACTACCGCGTAATACATCACCCTTTGTAGACACTCCATACAGAGTGCTTGAATCCTACATACTACCCTTCATAGAAGATTACACCCTGATAAGAGAGCAAGAGTTGTTCAACGAGGTATTTGCTTATTTAATTAATAACCTAGGTCAGGAAGCCCAATACGTACGCGACGCTCTATCTAATGCCGGGATAAACAGCTTGGATGGTTATCAAGCCGAATTCATCAAGCAAATGGTCAATGGACTAGACAAACATAAATTAGTCGTAATCTCTGCGCCCACAGGCTCTGGCAAGACCGTAATATTTATGACATACATATTACTGAAACTCCTGAAATATGGTGGCGTTGCCGTAATCATATACCCAACCAAGGCATTAGCCAGAGAACAACTTGGGACTATGATAAACATACTGTATTATCTTAATAAGACCTTATCTAACAACAAAATCCATATCTATATATTCGATAAAGATAGTCCGAGTAGACCGCTTAGGAATGCGTCGTTTAGAGGAGGAATTAAGATCGGCAATAATATACTAATGTACAATAGTAATGGTAGGGTCGCACTTAATGATCAGATCCTCGAATGGATTCATGAGGATAGGTCCGCAACCATTAATGAGCCAGCTATAGTGATTACAAACCATGCAATGCTCTCGCTACATCTATCAAAGGGATCCACATGGGCTAGGCAATTAGTGGAAAAACTTAATACAATAGTTGTCGATGAAGCTCACATCTTTATAAACGATCTCGCTAAGTCACTAATTCTACACTTCCTATTGACGAGATTACTAGTAACTGCAACCATCATGGATATCCTTAGGAATAGCGGAAGAGTAGATAGCATAAACGACATAGAGGAGGGAATCAAAAGCTTTGTTGGAAGGAGACGTGTTGACGTTATATTCTCTAGTGCCACCCTCGGCGATAGAAAGGTCATTGACGAGGGCATGACGATAAACCAGCTTGGCGGCGTAGACTTGGCCGATCTAAGCATTAAGAGCCCACCCGACCTAGGACCATTGCTTAAGTGGGTACTAGATCTATACGATAAACCCATTTACGTGGATTACTACGATAAGGTTAAGGAGAGTTCTAAACGCAAAAGGAGGTTGATAGTGACTGCCCTAAACTTCCCAACACCAGCCGAATCGGCACAGAACCCGTTCATAGAGGGATTGGTGTCCACCATAATATGGACTGAGGGGGTAAGTGAGGGATTAAGAAAGACTTACGGTGTTAATGGGGAAATACACGCGCTTGCCTTCATCGACAGTAAGGAGAGCCAACGTGAAGTATTCCGTAGATTGATAGAGAGGGGGTTGAAACAGGAGGTGCTTCATGCCGATAAACTCCTCATAAGTCCATTAATGGGATTATCTACACGAGGAAGTAACATAATAGGGGATTTGTTAATGACAAGTAAAGACCCACTTACAGACCCATACTTACGGACATACTCCCACCTACAGTTAATGCTTACACATAGCGACATTGGTCATTACGTAAATGCATTAAAGAAGGGCGATAGGCAACAAGCTAGGACAATAGTAAGTGTCCCATTAGCTTTTGCCCATTCGTTGCACGATGCGCAATTTGCTAATCCTATACTTTACGTGAATACTAACAACAACATTCATTATGTTGCACTACACAACGCAGACCTGGACCTACAATTAAGGAATATGGTTGAGAACATACTAACTAGCGGCGGGTGGAGATTAACCATAGCCACGTCGACGCTTGAGCTGGGTGTTAATATACCTAACGTGGCCGTGGTTTTACAGTTCGGCGCACCACCGTCGAGTGAAAGCTTCATACAAAGGGTTGGTAGGGCTGGCAGGGACGTTGGTTCTTACAAGTCCCTCCGCATATCCTTCGGCGCACTGTTCCTTAGGAATGCTGGGAAGGACATATCATACATAGACGAAACACAAGCCTTCAAGTTCCTGTTCAACCTTGAACAACCCAGATACATGAGGGATGTTGATGATGAGACGTTAATTAGATATATGACGTGGTTGTACAGGGACCTTAATAACATTAATATACCCGATAGGGGTCATGTGCTGAGGCTTGTGGTTAAGCAGCTTTACGGTAGAAGCGCCAACATTGTCACTGAAGTTATGAAACTTGTGGATAGTTATACTAAGGTAGAAAACATGATTAGGAATGCTGTAGGTAGCGGGAACATCATCGGTATTCATAGTATGGGTGTTATCATTAAGGATTTAAGGAGGGACATAAACGATGTCAGGTCAAACCTAGAGGACCTAAAAAAGGCGCTCAAGAGCCTTGGTAACACATTCACGAACTATATCGATAATATCACCATCCTCAGCCCTAAACTAGAGGAAATAGTTAGGCGTATTGATGAGATGCCAAGATCAAAGCTTATAACAATGGAGTTACTAAATATTATGGATGAATTAAACAAAATTAGATATGTTATTGAGAATATTAATAATGACATTATTAGATCCACCGGTATAAGGGCTCCTTACACGCAGAATATTGGGCCTGTTCTTAATTCTCTGAGGTACACCATAGAAAGCCTAAGCCGTGCCCAGGAAAAACTCGTCCAGCTCATAACAACAGGTGTACCAACCAGTAGTGGTGATGTGTCATCGCTTGTGGATTTAATAATGGGCTTGCGGATGCCGAATCCAGCTATTAATGAGGGTATAACAGGCACGACATTGATGTGCAATAGTGCCAGTGTCAGCAGAAATAGAAATAATATAGACCTTCAATGTGGCGGCAGGAGTAGAAGGAGAAGAGGCGGCCGGAGCTCCTCCAGGAGGGACGTCCTAAGGAACGTGCCATTTAAACACTATAAGTGA
- a CDS encoding ABC transporter ATP-binding protein, producing MSCLEAVGLVKYYGSFKALDGVSFEVECGGAAALLGPNGAGKSTTLRILAGLLRPDAGRAYVYGYPAGSDEARRALGYLPEDPEPYLALSVRENLEYVAALRGVSDWSWVDELVEALELKRYLRHKASAISRGIRQRLAIAMALVHKPKVALLDEPLNYLDIPAQEVVVSLLESLKSTLLVSTHILSVAERLADEAFILSGGRIVWRGPLAEIPGAREKGLEAAVADMIRRGL from the coding sequence GTGTCGTGTCTCGAGGCGGTGGGGCTGGTTAAGTATTACGGGAGCTTTAAGGCGCTCGACGGGGTCTCTTTTGAGGTGGAGTGTGGCGGGGCGGCGGCGCTTCTGGGGCCCAATGGGGCGGGGAAGTCCACTACTCTCCGCATTCTGGCGGGCCTCCTGAGGCCAGACGCGGGGAGAGCCTATGTCTACGGCTATCCCGCCGGCTCCGACGAGGCGAGGAGGGCGTTGGGCTATCTGCCGGAGGACCCCGAGCCCTATTTGGCCCTCTCCGTGAGGGAGAACTTGGAGTATGTGGCCGCGCTGAGGGGCGTTAGCGACTGGTCTTGGGTGGACGAGCTGGTGGAGGCCTTGGAGCTAAAACGCTATTTGCGCCATAAGGCCTCGGCGATTTCGAGGGGGATTAGGCAGAGGCTCGCGATAGCCATGGCGTTGGTTCATAAGCCTAAGGTGGCTCTCCTCGACGAGCCCCTTAATTATCTGGACATACCGGCGCAGGAGGTCGTCGTCTCGCTTTTAGAGTCGCTCAAATCGACCTTGTTGGTCTCGACACACATACTCTCTGTGGCCGAGAGGCTTGCCGACGAGGCCTTTATACTGTCGGGCGGCAGGATCGTCTGGAGGGGCCCTCTGGCCGAGATTCCCGGCGCCCGCGAGAAGGGCCTGGAGGCGGCCGTGGCCGATATGATTAGAAGGGGCCTATGA
- a CDS encoding Trm112 family protein, which produces MKYRLMDVLACPYDKTFPLKLVVLKRTEHPERQYTWPRKPFCEEYCAYRDLKIKEHPKPDALPCEECHRWEIETGVIYCPTCGRWYPIIEEIPRMLPDELRNEKEEVEFLKSIKDELEKTAPDLAKKILYEGKPFRLK; this is translated from the coding sequence ATGAAGTACAGACTCATGGACGTTCTCGCGTGTCCATACGACAAGACCTTCCCCCTCAAGCTCGTGGTGCTGAAGAGGACTGAACATCCGGAGCGTCAATATACGTGGCCAAGAAAGCCCTTCTGCGAGGAGTACTGCGCCTACCGCGACCTCAAGATCAAAGAGCACCCCAAGCCTGATGCGCTCCCCTGCGAGGAGTGCCACCGCTGGGAGATAGAAACCGGCGTGATATATTGCCCCACATGCGGCCGCTGGTACCCCATAATTGAGGAGATCCCTAGGATGCTCCCCGACGAGCTTAGAAACGAGAAGGAGGAGGTAGAATTCCTCAAGTCCATAAAGGACGAGCTGGAGAAGACGGCGCCGGACCTCGCCAAGAAGATACTATACGAAGGCAAGCCCTTTAGGCTCAAGTAG